A window of the Apium graveolens cultivar Ventura unplaced genomic scaffold, ASM990537v1 ctg2955, whole genome shotgun sequence genome harbors these coding sequences:
- the LOC141700813 gene encoding uncharacterized protein LOC141700813, producing the protein MPRQRSNTDEGAHMMTQLADTLATLVGNQQNGPRSLIYEFKRLTPPVFEGSTNPSEVDKWLQEMEKIFELLGSTDEQKVNLASYQLQGSAYDWWLMEKRRGENNEEEASRAYTWETFKESFKDKYFPRTYVPTLVAGEISRARRFEEGLRNEIKRHVAAFELNSYKMVLNKALIVERGLVGDE; encoded by the exons ATGCCTCGTCAGAGAAGTAACACTGATGAAGGTGCGCACATGATGACTCAATTGGCAGACACATTGGCGACATTGGTAGGGAACCAGCAAAATGGACCTAGGAGTTTGATATATGAATTTAAGAGGCTAACTCCTCCAGTTTTTGAAGGATCTACAAATCCTTCAGAAGTGGATAAGTGGCTACAAGAGATGGAGAAGATTTTTGAGTTACTAGGAAGTACGGACGAGCAGAAGGTTAATTTGGCAAGCTACCAACTCCAAGGAAGTGCTTACGACTGGTGGCTAATGGAGAAAAGACGCGGTGAAAATAATGAAGAAGAGGCTTCCAGAGCATACACTTGGGAAACTTTTAAGGAGTCATTTAAGGACAAATATTTTCCCAGGACG TATGTGCCAACTTTGGTGGCGGGCGAGATTAGTAGGGCACGTAGATTTGAGGAAGGATTACGTAATGAGATTAAGAGGCATGTGGCTGCTTTTGAGCTAAACAGCTACAAGATGGTGTTGAACAAGGCTTTAATAGTCGAGAGGGGGCTAGTGGGAGACGAATGA